From the Leishmania donovani BPK282A1 complete genome, chromosome 30 genome, one window contains:
- a CDS encoding p1/s1 nuclease: MPALVGLRLPLTVLCLLVLSSALCVTEALGWGCVGHMLLAEIARRQLDDKNKEKIDAMAEVFAQSGPFPSSPDMVQAACWADDVKRWRQYAMATWHFFAAPYNPENINITDAIDTVNAVTVSLDMISALKNTKAPLYMLNFAWANLVHIFGDLHQPLHTISRYSSEYPHGDNGG, translated from the coding sequence ATGCCCGCGCTTGTCGGCCTCCGTCTGCCTCTCACAGTGCTGTGCCTCCTGGTGCTCAGCTCTGCGCTGTGCGTGACTGAGGCTCTCGGATGGGGCTGCGTGGGTCACATGCTCCTCGCCGAGAtcgcgcgccgccagctgGACGATaaaaacaaggaaaagaTCGATGCGATGGCGGAAGTGTTTGCGCAGAGCGGCCCGTTCCCGTCGTCTCCGGACATGGTGCAGGCCGCATGCTGGGCGGATGACGtgaagcggtggcgccagTATGCAATGGCCACGTGGCACTTTTTCGCCGCACCATACAACCCCGAAAATATCAATATCACCGATGCGATCGATACAGTGAACGCCGTTACGGTGTCACTCGATATGATTTCTGCGCTTAAAAATACCAAGGCGCCGCTGTACATGCTGAACTTCGCTTGGGCGAACCTGGTGCACATCTTTGGCGACCTGCACCAGCCCCTGCACACCATCTCCCGGTACTCCTCTGAGTACCCGCACGGAGACAACGGAGGC